The following nucleotide sequence is from Acidobacteriota bacterium.
ATTGTTTGCCAGAGATTTTTCATGGGATTGTTTCCTTATTTATGAAGGTGATTTTTCAAGCTGTGGAAATGAAGAGGTTCTGATATGGAAAAGCAGTTCACCCAGTACTGAGTGGGAACTACTTGTGTTGAACCGATTTTTTCCATGCAAACGCTACGCCGAAACGACCTCATACCTTGGAAACATCCGGTATGTGTTGAAAACAAAAAAGTTGCACCCAAGATGCAACTTTTCTCATGCCAACCTGCTGATTTTTTGAAAGCTAAATTCTTTTATTCAATCGCGAATTTTGCCCCAACCAGATGCAAAATAAACCACTTCCCTGAACCTGGGTTGGAATTTAGCGATAGGCTTTATCGTTGACCCTTTTTTTGTTCCTCCAGAAAGCGCTTGCGGTCGCGTTCCAGCCAGACATCGAGATCAACCGAGGCTTTTTCAAGTTCGTCGCTATTGATCAAACCCCGCCGGAGCGCCTCAAAAAACGCCCTCGTTCGCAAGTTATAGGCCAGCTTTTCAAACGCTTCGTAGTCGGTTCCTTCCGCACTGGCTGGGAAAAGCTTTTCATAAAGCGTCGCCAGCCGGCTTTCGACGCCGCGTTGGGAGAGGCTGCACTTGCGGGCAATCGCCCAGTTGGAAAGCCCCAACGCCAGATAGTACAGGGCTTCGGCTTCAAATTCGGTCAGCAGTGGACGCTTGAACGAATCTTTAAACGCCGGGTCAATCATATCGGCGCCGTCTTCGAGCACCGCCGCAATAAAGCGCAAAAACCGAGATTCCGGATTGTTCTTGTGGATAAACCCGTATGGCGGCGGCGGTTCAAGCGCTTTGATCATTTTGCGAATCTCGTTGATGTAGATTTCGTGAGGAAACTGTGTCCAGAAAATGATTCGCGCCTGCGGAAATGACCGCCAGATG
It contains:
- a CDS encoding response regulator transcription factor, translated to MAILIAEDNPAQRHYLRELLEREFPTHAPILEAEDGEQTVEFTLKHRPSLAILDIQMPKLSGVKAARTIWRSFPQARIIFWTQFPHEIYINEIRKMIKALEPPPPYGFIHKNNPESRFLRFIAAVLEDGADMIDPAFKDSFKRPLLTEFEAEALYYLALGLSNWAIARKCSLSQRGVESRLATLYEKLFPASAEGTDYEAFEKLAYNLRTRAFFEALRRGLINSDELEKASVDLDVWLERDRKRFLEEQKKGQR